A window of Heterodontus francisci isolate sHetFra1 chromosome 2, sHetFra1.hap1, whole genome shotgun sequence genomic DNA:
GGCATTAAAAGACTTCGGGAGGGCATAGACAGACCTGGGGAAATGGACGGACACATGGCAGGTGCAGTTTAATGCAGGGAAGTATGAAGaaattcactttggtagaaagaatgaggtgagacaatataaattaaatggtacaattattaaaggggatgcaggaacagacagacctggGGGTGAATGTACacaaatgtttgaaggtggcaggacaagttgagttgGTTGTTTAAATGAGATTCTTggttttataaacagaggtatagaatacaaaaaaagttatgataaacctttataaatgactggttaggccccagctggagtgctgtgttcagttctgggcacagcaTTTAAGGAAGTTATGTGGAGACTGGAGAACGTGGGATTGTTCTTATCAGAGCAGAGATTAAAACAAAATTCattagaggcattcaaaattataaaaggttttgatagagtaaatctggagaaactgtttcctgtggcaggaAGGTCAGGGGATACAGATTAACAAGAAAaacagaagggagatgaggaggaattttttgacacagtgagttgttgtgatctggaatgcactgcctgaaagggcagtggaagcagattcaatttcaaaagaaaattggcgtTATAAAGGAAAAACtttcagggcaatggggaaagaacaggatgggagaaggactaattggatagttctttcaaagaaccagaATTTTGAAAatcactgattttaatcgctccaccattagcagttgtgtcttcagctgcctgggccctaagctttggaattccctccctaaacctctccgtgcctccctcctctctctcctctttaaGACCCTCCTTCTAACCTAtctgtttgatcaagcttttggtttctgacctaatatctcctgatatGTTTGATAATCATCTtgcgaaacaccttgggacattctactatgttaaaggtgctatataaatgcaagtatacaCTATATCAGTTAAAAattcaacaaaggtaaaaggtacatTCATTGTCACAGGAACCCTTCCCTCTTTACCTATCCCCCACCCTTGTATATAGAGGTCACTTGGATATCAGAGGATACCTGCTGACTGCAGAATTGGAGGAAAGGAGGAATTGTGTGGACAGTAAACTGACATTCAGTTGAATCATTTTCTTTTTgtattccccctcccccctctccccctttagGAGTTTCCATCAGTCAGGGGGGTCTGACACTGCTGATTCTTTTATATCCAGTTGGAAAGGGTTTGCTCCCCAGTGAGTGACGAATGGACGTCTCAGCCGGACTAAGACTGTGATGCCTCTGACCGCTGCTCTCAGGACCATCTGGCAATGCCACGGAAGAGGAAACGAGCTTGTATTCCTGCCAGTGACACGCAGAGGGGGGCGAGCAGAGAGGTGGTGGGACTCAGGCATTTCCTGTTTAACGCCTTGCCACCTGAGTGCCAGCTGAACTGTTTCTCATTCCTGTCAGAGATGGAGAAGTGCCGGGCAGCCCTGGTCTGCCAGGGCTGGAGCCGACTGATGAGGACCTCCAGGCTGTGGCGCCAGGCGGACTTTGCCTGCCTGGGTGCTTACCGCGATGGGGAGGGAGCACCACTGCCCACCGCCGGAGACCATGAGCGCTGGAAGGAACGGGTCAAAGACTATGCATACCACCTGATGTCCCGTGGTGCCAGCCTCCTGGTGTTGCGTGCCAGCTTTGACCTGGGGGATGAGCAGTCTAACTGGACTCAGTTTCTCCTGCAGTTCTTGGAGAGGGTGAACTGCCGGGAGCTAAGGGAGCTGAAGCTGAACTGGACACTCACTCCGCTGGAGCCCCTGCCCACTCACCGCCAGCCCAGCATGATCCAGGTGGGCTTGGCCAAAGCAGAGCAGGTCAACAACTTCCAGAGCCTACTGGAGAAGCTGGGCCGTATCTCACCAGGCCTGCAACAGGCCAGCCTGCCCTTTGATTGGTCTGAGCTCTCCGTGAAGCTGCTGACTGCCTTCCAGCAGCTGAAGAGTTTGGAGTTGAACTACTTCTGGGTCTTCAAGGGAATCTGTCCCAACAGCATGCAAGAGTTGACCCGAGCCCTGCCCAACCTGAAGAGCCTTACTCTGCACGTCATGATCCCTGTTAAAGACCTGGAGGTCACCTACACCTTGGAGTCCAGTTCATTGGAGTTCCTGGATGTTTCCCAGAGCAGGGGC
This region includes:
- the si:dkey-12e7.1 gene encoding uncharacterized protein si:dkey-12e7.1, giving the protein MPRKRKRACIPASDTQRGASREVVGLRHFLFNALPPECQLNCFSFLSEMEKCRAALVCQGWSRLMRTSRLWRQADFACLGAYRDGEGAPLPTAGDHERWKERVKDYAYHLMSRGASLLVLRASFDLGDEQSNWTQFLLQFLERVNCRELRELKLNWTLTPLEPLPTHRQPSMIQVGLAKAEQVNNFQSLLEKLGRISPGLQQASLPFDWSELSVKLLTAFQQLKSLELNYFWVFKGICPNSMQELTRALPNLKSLTLHVMIPVKDLEVTYTLESSSLEFLDVSQSRGLVFSLLNLPQLKELKVKKTIRGIILNRQTHLAVQSRWPCLYNLLQEGAPKLQALNQHQLLPSWQQEADGELAEVLAQACYCVQHSDTWLL